In Cryptococcus neoformans var. grubii H99 chromosome 9, complete sequence, a genomic segment contains:
- a CDS encoding thiamine pyrophosphokinase yields MPPHLARTWTCEELLRGHATKKYALIIVNQPIRKDVLQRAWQAVDIKLCADGGANRLFDVDHENQYLPDLIKGDLDSLRPDVQAHYASLKVPIKKDMDEYSTDLMKCIQEVPEDYALVLLGGLSGRVDQTVHTMSMLHKMEREIYVLDKESMAWVLRPGQHEIHIDHSTMGQTCGILPVGIDSAHVKTRGLKWDVDWDTSLEGNLSTSNHLLPEEPVVWIETSKPILWTVEIRHIE; encoded by the exons atGCCACCACACCTCGCCAGAACATGGACATGCGAAGAGCTCCTCAGAGGACACGCAACGAAGAAATACGCGCTCATCATCGTAAACCAGCCCATCCGTAAAGACGTTCTTCAGCGAGCATGGCAAGCTGTAGACATCAAACTCTGTGCAGACGGAGGAGCGAACAGGCTCTTTGACGTGGATCACGAGAACCA ATATCTTCCCGACCTTATCAAAGGCGACCTCGACTCCCTCCGTCCCGACGTTCAAGCCCACTACGCCTCCCTCAAAGTACCAATCAAAAAAGACATGGACGAGTATTCTACCGATCTCATGAAATGTATCCAAGAAGTACCTGAAGACTATGCCCTCGTCCTACTCGGCGGATTGAGTGGACGGGTGGACCAAACTGTTCATACAATGTCCATGCTGCATaagatggaaagggaaatTTATGTTTTGGATAAAGAGTCCATGGCTTGGGTGTTGAGGCCT GGTCAACACGAAATCCATATTGATCACAGCACCATGGGTCAGACGTGCGGGATCTTGCCAGTGGGCATAGATAGTGCTCACGTCAAGACCAGAGGTCTTAAATGGGATGTCG ACTGGGATACGTCTTTAGAAGGCAACTTGTCTACTTCAAACCATTTACTCCCGGAAGAACCAGTAGTATGGATTGAGACCTCAAAGCCTATCCTCTGGACAGTTGAGATAAGACATATAgaataa
- a CDS encoding V-type proton ATPase subunit B, with protein sequence MVHDSRISDSQLAQINAAAAVREYAIEPRMDYRTVSAVNGPLVVLDNVSFPSYNEIVQLTLPDGTTRGGQVLEVSGKKAVVQVFEGTSGVDTKATRISFSGSSMKLAVSEDMLGRVFNGSGNPIDNGPKVFAEDYLDINGSPINPYSRIYPEEMIQTGISTIDTMNSIARGQKIPIFSAAGLPHNEIAAQICRQAGLVKRPGATKGVHDGHEDNFSIVFAAMGVNMETARFFKQDFEESGSISNSTLFVNLASDPTIERIITPRLALTTAEYFAYQLEKHVLVVMTDMSSYADALREVSAAREEVPGRRGYPGYLYTDLATLYERAGRVEGRNGSITQVPILTMPNDDITHPIPDLTGYITEGQIFVDRQLSNRQIYPPINVLPSLSRLMKSAIGEKLTRKDHGDVSNQLYAKYAVGKDAASMKAVVGEEALSADDKLALEFLDRFEKEFVGQGAYEARTIFESLDIAWELLRIFPKESLNRISPKILAEFYARRPKGTGAEQPEENKEENLIDA encoded by the exons ATGGTACACGACTCACGCATCTCAGACAGCCAGCTCGCACAAATCAACGCA GCAGCAGCTGTCCGCGAGTATGCCATCGAGCCACGAATGG ACTACCGCACCGTCTCTGCCGTCAATGG TCCACTGGTCGTTCTCGACAATGTCTCG TTCCCTTCCTACAACGAAATTGTTCAGCTCACTCTCCCGGATGGAACTACACGAGGTGGTCAAGTGCTTGAAGTTAGCGGAAAGAAGGCTGTCGTCCAG GTGTTCGAAGGGACTTCTGGTGTAGACACCAAGGCGACTCGAATCTCCTTTTCCGGATCTTCCATGAAGCTGGCTGTCTCTGAGGATATGCTTGGGCGAGTGTTCAACGGTAGCGGTAACCCTATCGATAATGGACCAAAGGTCTTTGCCGAAGATTATCTCGACATCAACG GTTCTCCTATCAACCCTTATTCTCGTATCTACCCCGAGGAGATGATCCAGACTGGTATCTCTACCATTGATACTATG AACTCTATCGCTCGTGGACAGAAgattcccatcttctctgccGCCGGTCTTCCCCACAATGAA ATTGCCGCCCAGATCTGTCGACAAGCCGGTCTCGTCAAACGTCCCGGTGCCACCAAGGGCGTCCACGACGGCCATGAGGACAACTTCTCCATCGTCTTCGCTGCCATGGGTGTTAATATGGAAACCGCCCGATTCTTCAAGCAAGACTTTGAGGAAAGTGGAAGTATTTCCAACTCTACCCTATTTGTCAACCTCGCTTCCGACCCTACTATCGAACGTATCATCACCCCTCGTCTCGCTCTCACGACTGCCGAGTACTTTGCTTATCAGCTTGAGAAGCACGTGTTGGTCGTCATGACCGACATGTCGAGTTATGCTGATGCTCTTCGAGAAGTTTCTGCCGCCCGAGAGGAAGTACCAGGTCGACGAGGTTATCCTGGTTACCTTTATACCGATTTGGCCACCCTCTACGAGCGTGCCGGTCGAGTTGAGGGAAGAAACGGTTCCATCACTCAGGTTCCCATCTTGACCATGCCTAATGACG ATATTACCCACCCTATCCCCGATTTGACTGGTTATATTACGGAAGGTCAAATCTTTGTCGACCGTCAACTTTCCAACCGTCAAATCTACCCCCCTATCAACGTCCTTCCTTCATTATCtcgtttgatgaagagcgCTATCGGCGAGAAGCTTACCCGCAAGGACCACGGTGATGTATCTAACCAGCTT TATGCCAAATATGCCGTTGGTAAGGACGCAGCTTCCATGAAGGCTGTCGTTGGTGAAGAAGCCTTGTCCGCCGACGATAAGCTCGCCCTCGAGTTTTTGGATAGGTTCGAAAAAGAGTTTGTCGGCCAGGGTGCTTATGAGGCTCGAACCATCTTTGAATCTCTTGACATTGCTTGGGAGCTTTTGAGGATTTTCCCCAAGGAGTCTCTTAACCGAATCAGCCCCAAG ATTCTCGCCGAATTCTATGCGCGTAGGCCCAAGGGAACTGGTGCTGAACAACCCGAAGAGAATAAGGAGGAGAATCTTATAGACGCGTAA
- a CDS encoding thiamine pyrophosphokinase, variant — protein sequence MPPHLARTWTCEELLRGHATKKYALIIVNQPIRKDVLQRAWQAVDIKLCADGGANRLFDVDHENQYLPDLIKGDLDSLRPDVQAHYASLKVPIKKDMDEYSTDLMKCIQEVPEDYALVLLGGLSGRVDQTVHTMSMLHKMEREIYVLDKESMAWVLRPVSKFI from the exons atGCCACCACACCTCGCCAGAACATGGACATGCGAAGAGCTCCTCAGAGGACACGCAACGAAGAAATACGCGCTCATCATCGTAAACCAGCCCATCCGTAAAGACGTTCTTCAGCGAGCATGGCAAGCTGTAGACATCAAACTCTGTGCAGACGGAGGAGCGAACAGGCTCTTTGACGTGGATCACGAGAACCA ATATCTTCCCGACCTTATCAAAGGCGACCTCGACTCCCTCCGTCCCGACGTTCAAGCCCACTACGCCTCCCTCAAAGTACCAATCAAAAAAGACATGGACGAGTATTCTACCGATCTCATGAAATGTATCCAAGAAGTACCTGAAGACTATGCCCTCGTCCTACTCGGCGGATTGAGTGGACGGGTGGACCAAACTGTTCATACAATGTCCATGCTGCATaagatggaaagggaaatTTATGTTTTGGATAAAGAGTCCATGGCTTGGGTGTTGAGGCCTGTGAGTAAATTTATCTAA
- a CDS encoding nicotinamide riboside kinase, variant translates to MVSNLKYKVVVIGIGGASCSGKTLLAKHIRRALPTDAAIIHQDDLCPPAEKVPYSKQYPDLQDWDDPDTCILWSEFRTLLRQVRETGRVGDHDTHDHLNKENKIEVDEQVFERWQRGFEELTKQQREQGVELIWVIVDGFVLYYDKDVVDMLDIRIFLRVPYDVLKDRREERQVYVLQQGGVWIDPPEYFDKIVWPGYLKAHAHVFKDPAGGELKQEWGPKGRDLHVIRPGEGEEGMTEAFDKGCEAIVNGVKNGRGIYLA, encoded by the exons ATGGTCTCCAACCTAAAGTATAAAGTGGTAGTAATAGGTATCGG AGGAGCAAGCTGTTCTGGCAAGACCTTGCTTGCCAAGCACATCCGCCGAGCGCTACCCACAGACGCTGCTATAATCCATCAGGACGACCTCTGTCCC CCGGCAGAGAAAGTTCCATATTCGAAACAATATCCAGATCTTCAAGATTGGGATGATCCCGACACTTGCATCTTGTGGTCTGAATTCCGCACTTTGCTTCGGCAAGTGCGCGAAACGGGTCGTGTAGGAGATCATGATACACACGATCATCTCAATAAGGAGAATAAGATTGAAGTGGATGAGCAGGTCTTTGAGAGATGGCAGCGGGGGTTTGAGGAATTGACCAAGCAGCAGAGAGAGCAAGGTGTGGAGTTGATTTGGGTCATTGTGGATGGTTTTGTGTTATATTACGACAAG GATGTTGTGGATATGCTGGATATCCGCATCTTCCTTCGCGTCCCCTACGATGTCCTGAAAGACCGAAGAGAGGAACGTCAAGTCTACGTCCTTCAAC AAGGAGGTGTCTGGATTGACCCGCCTGAATATTTCGACAAGATTGTTTGGCCAGGGTATCTCAAGGCACATGCGCATGTATTTAAAGATCCTGCGGGTGGAGAGCTGAAGCAGGAATGGGGGCCCAAGGGGAGGGATTTACATGTGATCAGACCaggagagggggaggaagggatgacCGAGGCCTTTGACAAGGGTTGTGAGGCGATTGTGAATGGTGTAAAGAACGGAAGAGGGATATACCTCGCTTAA
- a CDS encoding nicotinamide riboside kinase: MVSNLKYKVVVIGIGGASCSGKTLLAKHIRRALPTDAAIIHQDDLCPPAEKVPYSKQYPDLQDWDDPDTCILWSEFRTLLRQVRETGRVGDHDTHDHLNKENKIEVDEQVFERWQRGFEELTKQQREQGVELIWVIVDGFVLYYDKDVVDMLDIRIFLRVPYDVLKDRREERQVYVLQHPDDAAEGGVWIDPPEYFDKIVWPGYLKAHAHVFKDPAGGELKQEWGPKGRDLHVIRPGEGEEGMTEAFDKGCEAIVNGVKNGRGIYLA, from the exons ATGGTCTCCAACCTAAAGTATAAAGTGGTAGTAATAGGTATCGG AGGAGCAAGCTGTTCTGGCAAGACCTTGCTTGCCAAGCACATCCGCCGAGCGCTACCCACAGACGCTGCTATAATCCATCAGGACGACCTCTGTCCC CCGGCAGAGAAAGTTCCATATTCGAAACAATATCCAGATCTTCAAGATTGGGATGATCCCGACACTTGCATCTTGTGGTCTGAATTCCGCACTTTGCTTCGGCAAGTGCGCGAAACGGGTCGTGTAGGAGATCATGATACACACGATCATCTCAATAAGGAGAATAAGATTGAAGTGGATGAGCAGGTCTTTGAGAGATGGCAGCGGGGGTTTGAGGAATTGACCAAGCAGCAGAGAGAGCAAGGTGTGGAGTTGATTTGGGTCATTGTGGATGGTTTTGTGTTATATTACGACAAG GATGTTGTGGATATGCTGGATATCCGCATCTTCCTTCGCGTCCCCTACGATGTCCTGAAAGACCGAAGAGAGGAACGTCAAGTCTACGTCCTTCAAC ATCCTGACGATGCTGCAGAAGGAGGTGTCTGGATTGACCCGCCTGAATATTTCGACAAGATTGTTTGGCCAGGGTATCTCAAGGCACATGCGCATGTATTTAAAGATCCTGCGGGTGGAGAGCTGAAGCAGGAATGGGGGCCCAAGGGGAGGGATTTACATGTGATCAGACCaggagagggggaggaagggatgacCGAGGCCTTTGACAAGGGTTGTGAGGCGATTGTGAATGGTGTAAAGAACGGAAGAGGGATATACCTCGCTTAA